One window of the Allorhizobium ampelinum S4 genome contains the following:
- a CDS encoding XRE family transcriptional regulator, with translation MDILNRIQERLDTVGLSANAASVKAGISKDAIRNIQRACKSGRDGISITTLIKLAPVLQTTPSWLLEGSSNANQFRVPKISWVSAGAFDTADTVHSFDEFPTIETSGLPDGDWVALEVQGDSMDRISPPGSVIFVNRADRKLSHNACYIIQDVDGSATYKRYRQSPMRFEPVSTNPEHETIYPNDNSTPNVFGRVSRSVIEM, from the coding sequence ATGGATATTCTCAACAGAATTCAGGAACGGCTCGACACGGTTGGTTTGAGCGCGAATGCGGCGTCTGTAAAGGCTGGCATAAGCAAGGACGCTATCCGCAATATTCAACGCGCCTGCAAAAGCGGTCGCGACGGAATATCCATAACAACTCTCATTAAACTTGCACCCGTATTGCAGACTACGCCATCATGGCTGCTGGAAGGGAGCAGCAATGCGAATCAGTTCAGGGTGCCCAAAATTTCGTGGGTAAGCGCTGGAGCTTTTGACACTGCCGACACGGTACACAGCTTTGATGAGTTCCCAACAATCGAAACCTCGGGCCTGCCGGATGGTGACTGGGTGGCTTTGGAAGTACAGGGCGATTCAATGGATCGCATATCTCCGCCCGGCTCTGTGATCTTCGTGAACCGAGCAGACCGCAAGTTAAGCCATAATGCGTGCTATATCATTCAGGACGTTGATGGCAGCGCAACCTACAAAAGGTATCGCCAAAGCCCAATGAGATTTGAGCCGGTATCGACAAATCCGGAACACGAGACAATATATCCAAATGACAACAGTACACCCAATGTGTTTGGGCGGGTGTCTCGGTCTGTTATCGAAATGTAA
- a CDS encoding helix-turn-helix domain-containing protein has product MMEPDHGATSRAWSWRHAVAKSGLPPITRLVLHTLGLKMDATGGSCYPPVSELVELSGLDKKTILKHLDLAEQAGWIEVTQHGFRGQKWKRNEYIARWPGRDLAGHAAASSVANSQAGGGDTPPFEGEILPEGGGAAPPPCAEKVVEMAPEGGGNGSTKVVEQLHQDKILPANSPNNSPTAGAGRGEFSREELRKIDLAFKRWYPTWPNYDKSSDTAARKAWFALTADQRAACIEKTPAYIQWIGKGTFTFAAVFLRDRAWEKMPEVAQAVQTHATAKVCGKLWMGRRLEALLCEPTGQFVFTAFDNRRLASGAISREALVWEKRREHGWPLVSRMRDLARRNEPFVTSVDLLPLVASFERVESSSALFAAWKRLHERRGWMFVEGLRDWNYFPPVDPDQPDLDAAVEAALDHFQTSLSEGRTHDAA; this is encoded by the coding sequence ATGATGGAGCCTGATCACGGCGCAACATCGCGGGCATGGTCCTGGCGTCATGCCGTTGCCAAATCCGGCCTGCCGCCGATCACGCGGCTGGTGCTGCATACGCTCGGCCTGAAGATGGATGCAACGGGTGGCTCCTGCTATCCGCCCGTCTCAGAACTGGTCGAGCTATCCGGCCTCGATAAGAAAACAATCCTGAAGCATCTGGATCTGGCAGAACAGGCGGGCTGGATCGAAGTCACCCAGCACGGCTTTCGCGGTCAAAAATGGAAGCGCAATGAGTATATCGCGCGCTGGCCGGGCCGCGATCTGGCCGGTCATGCTGCTGCGAGTTCTGTCGCAAATTCGCAAGCTGGTGGAGGAGATACACCACCTTTTGAGGGTGAGATTTTGCCGGAAGGTGGTGGAGCAGCTCCACCGCCTTGCGCGGAAAAGGTGGTGGAAATGGCGCCCGAAGGTGGTGGAAATGGTTCCACAAAGGTGGTGGAGCAGCTCCACCAAGATAAGATTCTTCCAGCTAACTCTCCAAACAACTCTCCCACCGCAGGCGCGGGGCGGGGGGAATTTTCGAGAGAGGAATTGCGAAAGATCGATCTCGCCTTCAAGCGCTGGTATCCGACGTGGCCGAATTACGACAAGAGCAGCGACACGGCTGCGAGGAAGGCGTGGTTTGCCCTGACGGCAGATCAGCGGGCGGCCTGCATCGAGAAAACTCCGGCCTACATCCAGTGGATCGGCAAAGGCACGTTCACCTTCGCCGCTGTGTTCCTGCGAGACCGGGCTTGGGAAAAGATGCCTGAGGTTGCCCAGGCGGTCCAAACCCATGCCACTGCGAAGGTGTGCGGCAAGCTCTGGATGGGCAGGCGCTTGGAAGCGCTGCTTTGCGAGCCGACAGGCCAGTTCGTGTTCACGGCGTTCGATAATCGGCGGCTGGCTTCTGGCGCGATCAGCCGGGAAGCCCTGGTTTGGGAAAAGCGCCGGGAACACGGCTGGCCGCTGGTGAGCCGGATGCGCGACCTTGCCCGTCGCAATGAGCCGTTCGTCACCTCGGTGGACCTGCTGCCGCTGGTTGCCAGCTTCGAGCGGGTCGAAAGCAGCAGTGCGCTGTTTGCGGCCTGGAAGCGCCTGCACGAACGCCGTGGCTGGATGTTCGTCGAGGGCCTGCGCGACTGGAATTATTTCCCGCCCGTTGACCCGGATCAGCCCGATCTCGACGCGGCGGTCGAGGCGGCACTCGACCATTTCCAAACCAGCCTGAGCGAGGGACGCACCCATGATGCAGCATAA
- a CDS encoding phage portal protein, which produces MASKKGKAERRSTSLESETVPVSATNFMEFFGLGGGALPTVNIETALKVPAVQAAVSFLSRTLATLPLHVYRTGERGPVRLGGKLAVVLEENPNDEMDTSKFRRFFWEQVFTGGRGLAWIERKGAGIEALWPIDPGSCSIRRRGGRLFYSFEGREYPATDVIDIPYMLKRNLVQHRGPIAMAEKAIQLALAMNDYASNFFAGGGVPPLALEGPMPANDKAMQRAREDIKRAVKAARDDQLPLIQLPVGYKLTQVGYDPAKGQMTEARLYQVQEIARAYQIPPNFLQDLSRATFSNVEQNDLYLVKHLVSQWATAMEGEMNLKIFGRMNTRRYVRHNLDGLMRGDFKSRLEALATGVNSALLTPNEGREIEGRPRDPNPAADQLYIQGATVAIGTSVIDTSAPGTNAMGENSDPPLNDPAADTERQVTDDTETETG; this is translated from the coding sequence ATGGCATCCAAGAAAGGCAAGGCCGAGCGGCGTTCAACGTCGCTCGAAAGCGAAACCGTGCCGGTCAGCGCCACCAATTTTATGGAGTTCTTCGGGCTTGGCGGCGGCGCACTGCCCACGGTCAATATCGAAACGGCCCTGAAAGTCCCGGCTGTGCAGGCGGCGGTATCGTTTCTGTCGCGGACCCTCGCAACACTTCCGCTGCATGTCTACCGGACGGGCGAACGCGGACCGGTGCGGCTCGGCGGAAAGCTGGCTGTCGTTCTGGAGGAAAACCCGAATGACGAAATGGACACCTCAAAGTTCCGGCGCTTCTTCTGGGAACAGGTGTTTACCGGCGGGCGGGGGCTGGCCTGGATCGAGCGCAAGGGTGCTGGCATCGAGGCGCTTTGGCCGATTGATCCCGGCAGCTGTTCGATCAGGCGGCGTGGCGGGCGGCTGTTCTACAGTTTCGAGGGCAGGGAATATCCAGCCACCGACGTGATCGACATCCCCTATATGCTGAAGCGTAATCTGGTCCAGCATCGCGGCCCGATTGCCATGGCGGAAAAGGCCATCCAACTGGCGCTGGCCATGAACGACTATGCCTCGAACTTCTTTGCAGGCGGCGGCGTTCCGCCCTTGGCGCTGGAAGGGCCGATGCCTGCCAATGACAAGGCCATGCAGCGGGCGCGTGAAGATATCAAGCGGGCGGTGAAGGCGGCGCGAGACGATCAGCTTCCGCTGATCCAGTTGCCGGTCGGCTACAAACTCACCCAAGTGGGTTACGACCCGGCCAAGGGGCAGATGACCGAGGCGCGGCTTTACCAGGTGCAAGAGATTGCCCGCGCCTATCAGATCCCGCCGAACTTCCTTCAGGACTTGAGCCGAGCAACCTTCTCCAATGTCGAGCAGAACGACCTCTATCTGGTCAAGCATCTGGTCAGCCAATGGGCGACGGCGATGGAAGGGGAAATGAACCTGAAGATTTTTGGGCGGATGAATACCCGCCGTTATGTCCGCCACAACCTCGACGGCCTGATGCGCGGTGACTTCAAGAGCCGGTTGGAAGCCTTAGCAACCGGCGTCAATTCGGCGCTGCTGACCCCGAACGAGGGCCGAGAGATTGAAGGCCGTCCACGTGATCCGAACCCGGCTGCCGACCAACTCTACATCCAGGGCGCAACCGTCGCCATCGGCACCAGTGTCATCGACACAAGTGCCCCCGGCACAAATGCGATGGGCGAGAATAGCGACCCGCCGCTCAATGATCCCGCAGCAGACACAGAAAGGCAGGTGACCGATGACACCGAAACCGAAACCGGGTGA
- a CDS encoding ABC transporter permease, translated as MGHIKPVQRLLASFQRFTVRHRRRLFSLLIGRAKCGMVGTPDPEKPDFRFTLKVVKDRENIVTEINAQTIKRAEVEPKISVKDALQQKLNVMHAVIMRDIRSRYFNHGLGFLIVPLFPVAHILLLLTVYNVVGKKSEFGDDLQLFFATGLLPVMTFMYVSRFMSISLIANKSMMSFPVVRLLDIVLARAFLEFIGIVISFILIYIYLISTGSNPVPIHPSEALTAFFFTVILSIGFGISASVISAILPIFPMIYGFSMVVVYLTSGAPIYLNSFPEVALRAVSWNPVFHAVEWVRSAYYLGYPTEFIDKQYLIGFSIGSVCFGLVLERLLRRYALEN; from the coding sequence GTGGGACACATCAAGCCGGTACAGCGCTTACTGGCTAGTTTTCAGCGCTTCACCGTTCGCCATAGACGTCGCTTGTTTTCGCTTCTGATTGGCCGTGCTAAATGTGGAATGGTCGGTACTCCGGACCCGGAAAAGCCGGATTTTCGCTTTACCTTGAAAGTGGTCAAAGATCGGGAAAACATCGTGACAGAAATTAACGCGCAAACGATAAAGAGGGCTGAGGTCGAGCCAAAGATTTCGGTAAAAGATGCGCTGCAGCAAAAGCTAAACGTGATGCATGCTGTGATCATGCGCGACATACGCAGCCGCTACTTTAACCACGGCCTAGGCTTCTTGATCGTGCCGCTTTTTCCTGTTGCACATATTCTTTTGCTTTTAACTGTATATAACGTGGTAGGAAAAAAATCTGAATTTGGTGATGATCTTCAGTTGTTTTTTGCTACTGGGCTGCTGCCTGTTATGACTTTTATGTATGTATCTCGATTTATGTCCATATCCTTGATTGCAAACAAATCTATGATGTCATTTCCAGTGGTGCGGTTGCTGGATATAGTACTGGCAAGGGCTTTTTTGGAATTTATCGGAATTGTTATTTCATTTATATTAATATATATATATCTTATATCTACTGGCAGTAATCCAGTTCCTATTCATCCTTCGGAAGCTTTGACGGCATTCTTTTTTACAGTGATTTTGTCAATTGGATTCGGAATAAGCGCCAGCGTAATCTCAGCCATTCTTCCCATTTTTCCGATGATTTATGGATTTTCAATGGTGGTAGTATATCTAACCTCAGGTGCGCCAATCTATCTTAATTCGTTTCCAGAAGTGGCTTTGCGTGCCGTTTCCTGGAATCCAGTATTTCATGCAGTCGAATGGGTACGATCAGCATACTATCTGGGCTATCCTACCGAATTTATTGACAAGCAGTATCTCATTGGATTCTCAATTGGCAGTGTTTGCTTCGGACTGGTTCTTGAGCGGTTGCTGCGGAGATACGCACTTGAGAACTGA
- a CDS encoding HK97 family phage prohead protease: MTPKPKPGERERRSLVLPVEARGDGERMTVAGYAANFGDVTTIAGVFEETIAPGAFARSLRSDDIRAFYDHDTAHVLGRNRAGTLRMSEDAKGLAVEIDLPDTTVGRDVRTLIARGDISGMSFGFEAIGEEWDFSRSMPRRTLTDLNLFEVSIVSIPAYAGTSIALRSLEHARGTEIRSHGLATRLRLKIGLDLTRRS, translated from the coding sequence ATGACACCGAAACCGAAACCGGGTGAGCGTGAGCGCCGCTCGTTGGTGCTGCCGGTGGAAGCCCGGGGCGATGGCGAGCGAATGACGGTGGCAGGCTACGCCGCCAATTTTGGTGACGTCACCACCATCGCCGGGGTGTTCGAAGAGACGATTGCACCAGGCGCTTTTGCCCGGTCGCTGCGGTCTGATGATATCCGCGCCTTCTATGACCATGACACGGCCCATGTGCTGGGTCGCAACCGGGCGGGCACGCTACGGATGTCAGAGGATGCCAAGGGCCTGGCTGTCGAGATCGATCTTCCCGATACCACGGTCGGGCGCGATGTCCGCACCCTGATCGCAAGGGGCGATATCTCCGGCATGTCGTTCGGCTTCGAGGCGATTGGCGAGGAATGGGATTTTTCCAGATCCATGCCGCGCCGAACGCTGACCGACCTCAACCTGTTCGAAGTCTCCATCGTCTCTATCCCGGCCTATGCCGGCACCTCCATTGCCCTGCGGTCGCTTGAACACGCCCGTGGAACCGAAATCCGTTCTCATGGACTGGCCACGCGCCTGCGCCTGAAAATCGGCCTCGACCTGACGCGGCGCTCGTAA
- a CDS encoding terminase large subunit has protein sequence MMDSIDVEIPDVSYDDDPVTAWATDVVRGDIVAGPHVRNACRRHLRDLIDGPARGLVWDLETSNKRIKWFGSKLRLNGGQFEGRRFRLHPSQAFRVGSLFGWKWADTGLRRFRRFYDEEGKGNGKSPLLAGIGICMMVADGEPRAEIYAAAAKKDQAQVLFRDAVAMRDQSPELMRRITTSGENPVWQLTYISKGGDKRFFKPISADKAQSGPRPSCALCDEVHEHPNRDVIEMLERGFKFRKQPLLVMATNSGSDRKSICWEEHQHAVSVAAGIVQDDTTFAFVCSLDEGDDWENDPSCWVKANPLLDVTITTDYLHGVVDQARMMPGKRNGIARLHFCEWTQSVNAAIKREAWMACQKDLDLDWLIEQGFPCYGGLDLSRTRDFTALTLIWVLDSTKDAERFASKTWFWTPADTLEDRANTDQAPYDLWRDQGFIEAVPGQRLKYPWLAGALAEICAKFEPTEIGADQYGLEQLSEHLEDQGVSLPLTIHPQGFQRRVLERDPDAPDGEQDIYLWMPHSINKLENALYETRIEIDPNPMLDSCAASTVFAENRTGHRMFDKEHAFGRIDGMVSLAMSMGMAMCRVRASQASPWDDPDYSIHQ, from the coding sequence ATGATGGATTCGATTGATGTCGAGATCCCGGATGTCAGCTATGACGATGATCCGGTGACCGCCTGGGCGACGGATGTGGTGCGCGGCGATATCGTTGCCGGTCCCCATGTTCGCAATGCCTGCCGTCGTCACCTGCGCGATCTCATCGACGGCCCGGCCCGGGGACTGGTCTGGGATCTGGAGACCTCGAACAAGCGGATCAAGTGGTTCGGCTCCAAGCTGCGTCTGAATGGCGGGCAATTCGAGGGACGGCGGTTTCGGCTGCATCCGAGCCAGGCCTTTCGGGTCGGTTCGCTGTTCGGCTGGAAATGGGCCGATACCGGCTTGCGGCGGTTCCGGCGCTTCTATGACGAAGAAGGCAAGGGCAACGGCAAGTCGCCATTGCTGGCCGGCATTGGCATCTGCATGATGGTGGCCGATGGCGAACCCCGTGCCGAGATCTATGCGGCGGCGGCCAAGAAAGACCAGGCGCAGGTGCTGTTTCGTGATGCGGTTGCCATGCGCGACCAGTCGCCGGAACTGATGAGGCGGATTACCACCTCGGGGGAAAACCCGGTCTGGCAGCTCACGTACATCAGCAAGGGCGGCGACAAGCGGTTCTTCAAACCGATCTCGGCGGATAAGGCGCAATCGGGTCCGCGTCCGTCCTGTGCGCTGTGCGATGAGGTGCATGAACATCCAAACCGCGATGTCATCGAAATGCTGGAGCGCGGCTTTAAATTCCGCAAACAGCCGTTGTTGGTGATGGCGACCAATTCCGGCTCCGACCGCAAATCGATTTGCTGGGAAGAGCATCAGCATGCGGTCAGTGTCGCGGCGGGCATCGTCCAGGACGACACGACATTCGCCTTTGTCTGCTCGCTCGATGAGGGCGATGATTGGGAAAACGATCCGTCCTGCTGGGTGAAGGCAAACCCGCTGCTGGATGTGACGATCACCACGGATTATCTGCATGGGGTCGTTGACCAGGCGCGGATGATGCCCGGCAAACGAAACGGCATTGCCCGGCTGCACTTTTGCGAATGGACGCAATCAGTCAATGCGGCGATCAAGCGTGAGGCCTGGATGGCCTGCCAGAAGGATCTCGATCTTGACTGGCTGATAGAGCAAGGTTTTCCCTGCTATGGCGGCCTCGACCTGTCGCGCACCCGTGACTTTACCGCGCTGACCCTGATCTGGGTGCTTGACAGTACCAAGGATGCTGAGCGGTTTGCGTCAAAGACATGGTTCTGGACACCTGCCGATACGCTGGAGGATCGGGCCAATACCGACCAGGCCCCCTATGACCTCTGGCGTGACCAGGGTTTTATCGAGGCGGTGCCCGGCCAGCGGCTCAAATATCCGTGGCTCGCTGGAGCCTTGGCCGAGATCTGCGCAAAGTTCGAACCGACTGAGATCGGCGCCGACCAGTACGGGTTGGAGCAATTGTCCGAGCATCTGGAAGACCAGGGTGTTTCCCTACCGCTGACCATCCACCCGCAGGGCTTCCAGCGCCGGGTGCTGGAGCGCGATCCTGACGCACCGGATGGTGAGCAGGATATCTATCTCTGGATGCCGCACAGCATCAACAAGCTCGAGAACGCGCTCTATGAGACGCGCATCGAGATCGACCCGAACCCGATGCTGGACAGTTGTGCGGCCAGCACCGTCTTTGCAGAAAACCGCACCGGCCATCGGATGTTCGACAAGGAACATGCCTTTGGCCGCATCGACGGCATGGTGTCTTTGGCCATGTCGATGGGCATGGCGATGTGCCGTGTTCGTGCCTCCCAGGCATCCCCATGGGATGACCCGGATTACTCCATACATCAATAA
- a CDS encoding head-tail connector protein, which produces MSWYAATVTAKATDLPVTVATVKERCGIDTAHDDAILQMIIEEVIAVVEQTCNLSVSPKTLVAQCDSWADLERLPDGPMKPGSKPIITYTSPDGGEVVLDPALYRLKSDGLTLGLVPIRSWPQAHRGAPVTVTYEVGFVELPFDLRLGIIMRVAEIYGKPESSAADVVTDFDRLLVNWRRGA; this is translated from the coding sequence ATGAGCTGGTATGCCGCGACAGTCACGGCGAAAGCGACCGATCTGCCGGTCACGGTCGCGACCGTCAAAGAGCGCTGTGGCATCGATACCGCCCATGATGACGCCATCCTGCAAATGATCATCGAGGAAGTCATCGCGGTTGTCGAGCAGACCTGCAATCTGTCGGTCTCCCCGAAAACCCTGGTGGCGCAATGTGACAGCTGGGCCGATCTGGAGCGTCTGCCGGATGGACCGATGAAACCGGGAAGTAAGCCCATCATCACCTATACATCACCGGATGGTGGGGAAGTTGTCCTCGATCCCGCGCTGTATCGGCTCAAATCCGATGGGCTGACGCTCGGCCTGGTTCCTATCCGATCCTGGCCGCAGGCGCATCGCGGAGCACCTGTGACCGTCACCTATGAGGTCGGCTTTGTTGAGCTGCCCTTTGATCTTCGCCTCGGCATCATCATGCGCGTGGCTGAGATTTACGGCAAGCCGGAAAGCAGCGCGGCGGATGTGGTGACCGACTTCGACCGGCTGCTGGTCAATTGGCGGCGGGGTGCGTGA
- a CDS encoding tyrosine-type recombinase/integrase has translation MKVSYPGLIKEDLPSGNVRYRVRVIGNPKQRIRIFCLPGDEDFSRQYTLARYGEQPVPLKKASEVVKPRSIGWLVHSYFEYMEQRVKARLSSAKTLKKKRNLLARLIEDPDRIMIIPQPKLIEMQDKMASTPAQADAFIESISVMYEWAIKRGHLKTNPAKGIDRIYKKGDGATPWKSADVKRFFAYHKPGSKPFIAMSILLWTGCRIEDLTFLGPRHECILDGLEALRWVPAKKGSSEVTIPLLKPLKAAIHSQAVIAETYIVARGNKPFASGDSMSAMFKRWCIDAGLNHLSAHGVRKGLAELLAEQGCSQYEIMAILGHSEAKTSEVYTRRVERWKLAQQAMDRLDVSDAWL, from the coding sequence ATGAAAGTCAGCTATCCAGGCCTTATCAAGGAGGATCTGCCTTCGGGCAATGTACGTTATCGCGTCCGGGTGATTGGCAACCCGAAACAGCGGATTCGCATTTTTTGCCTGCCAGGCGATGAAGATTTCAGCCGCCAATATACGCTTGCCCGCTATGGAGAACAGCCGGTACCTTTGAAGAAGGCATCCGAGGTGGTCAAGCCCAGGTCCATAGGCTGGCTGGTGCACAGTTATTTTGAATACATGGAGCAAAGGGTAAAGGCCCGCCTCTCCAGCGCAAAAACGCTGAAGAAGAAACGAAACCTGCTGGCGCGGCTGATTGAGGACCCAGACCGGATCATGATCATCCCTCAACCAAAGCTGATCGAAATGCAGGATAAAATGGCCAGTACGCCCGCCCAAGCGGACGCGTTCATCGAATCTATCAGCGTCATGTATGAGTGGGCAATCAAGCGAGGCCACCTCAAAACCAATCCAGCTAAGGGAATTGACCGGATCTATAAAAAAGGCGACGGGGCAACGCCCTGGAAATCAGCCGATGTGAAACGCTTCTTTGCCTACCACAAGCCTGGTTCCAAGCCTTTCATTGCAATGTCCATTCTCCTTTGGACGGGTTGCCGCATCGAAGACCTGACATTCCTTGGCCCAAGGCATGAGTGCATTCTGGACGGGCTGGAAGCGCTGCGATGGGTGCCCGCAAAGAAGGGCTCATCGGAAGTGACCATTCCCCTGCTCAAGCCCTTAAAAGCCGCCATCCATAGCCAGGCCGTCATTGCAGAGACCTACATCGTTGCACGCGGCAACAAACCCTTCGCCAGCGGTGATTCCATGTCGGCCATGTTCAAGCGCTGGTGCATTGACGCCGGCCTGAACCACCTTTCCGCTCACGGTGTGCGCAAAGGCCTGGCCGAGTTGCTGGCAGAACAAGGATGCAGCCAATATGAAATAATGGCCATTCTCGGCCACTCAGAAGCTAAAACAAGTGAGGTTTACACCCGCCGCGTGGAGCGCTGGAAGCTGGCACAGCAAGCGATGGACCGGCTAGATGTCTCAGATGCTTGGCTGTGA
- a CDS encoding transcription termination/antitermination NusG family protein, with translation MMQHNGKLLDGVSDEGLSRLAYVNAMEAKRQRQVAMARRDRPEFDRLARWVVASCKSGMEQVIRDSLDQQGIECWCPCERHKWPPRRGKQAVEIQRALFRGYLFVKVIPDNEAFVGLMLASKLRGLMGKDGKPHLMPEPLMRQLMLSAKKAERKHMDVGDVPPMPDVLGKQVTIRSGPFADFVVTVRKVLSKRGQVVVDVPMFGGMSEITMGIDFISD, from the coding sequence ATGATGCAGCATAACGGGAAACTTCTGGATGGCGTCTCGGACGAGGGTCTTTCACGCTTGGCTTACGTCAACGCCATGGAGGCCAAGCGGCAACGCCAAGTGGCGATGGCAAGGCGTGACCGTCCCGAGTTCGACCGTTTGGCGCGCTGGGTGGTAGCCAGCTGCAAGAGCGGTATGGAACAGGTGATCCGGGATTCGCTCGACCAGCAGGGAATCGAGTGCTGGTGCCCATGCGAACGTCACAAGTGGCCGCCTCGGCGGGGTAAGCAAGCTGTGGAAATCCAGCGGGCGCTGTTTCGGGGCTACCTGTTCGTGAAGGTCATTCCCGACAATGAAGCCTTCGTCGGATTGATGCTTGCATCCAAGCTTCGCGGGCTGATGGGCAAGGATGGCAAACCGCACCTGATGCCCGAACCATTGATGCGCCAACTGATGCTCTCGGCCAAGAAAGCGGAAAGAAAACATATGGATGTGGGCGACGTGCCACCAATGCCGGATGTGCTGGGCAAGCAGGTGACGATCCGTTCCGGCCCGTTTGCCGACTTCGTGGTGACGGTGCGCAAGGTGCTGTCGAAGCGTGGCCAGGTGGTCGTTGATGTGCCGATGTTTGGCGGTATGAGCGAAATCACGATGGGGATTGACTTCATTTCTGACTGA
- a CDS encoding P27 family phage terminase small subunit, with amino-acid sequence MKGRKPSSENVVPLKTEDGQGANFEARAAAKARELRPDDLPFDVRAIWDRIAPPLCDPRKNRLNEVNVYMFEQLCWTIARHERLRLDVREGGETYESQTRNGTQLKSRPEVSQLNETWRQIRALASDFGMTPSAERGLQATGQLGFEFPTDDGFD; translated from the coding sequence ATGAAGGGACGCAAGCCCTCCTCCGAAAACGTCGTCCCGCTGAAGACCGAGGACGGCCAGGGCGCGAACTTCGAGGCGCGGGCGGCGGCCAAGGCGCGGGAGCTGCGGCCGGATGACCTGCCGTTCGATGTGCGCGCCATATGGGATCGGATCGCACCGCCGCTGTGTGATCCCCGCAAAAACCGGTTGAATGAAGTCAACGTTTACATGTTCGAACAGCTCTGCTGGACGATAGCCCGCCATGAGCGGTTGCGGCTCGATGTGCGGGAAGGCGGGGAAACCTATGAGAGCCAAACCCGCAACGGCACCCAGTTGAAGAGCCGCCCGGAAGTCAGCCAGTTGAATGAGACGTGGCGGCAGATCCGGGCGCTGGCGAGTGATTTTGGCATGACGCCGTCTGCCGAGCGTGGCTTGCAGGCGACCGGCCAGCTAGGATTTGAGTTCCCGACCGATGATGGATTCGATTGA
- a CDS encoding phage major capsid protein, with protein sequence MSQRLKELREKQARLVTEARERLEAITPDTDEVRSKELESAHDTAMAEYDRLQGILDREEKLIELEKRDEERRAKQRPLRDTPEMRGDDLPQGGKVEYRSVFAKVVCGVSPSDLTKEERAVLQRGAASFESRDQVTTSAVAGGYTVPVELEATIIQAMKAWGPLYDENICTVITTSKGNEMLVPTVDDTDNEADPLAEAADLLEDGSGDVEFGQKVLNAYVYATPFIKWSFELDADSLFNMESLLGGMIGERLGRIGNRKLTSGTGQNQPNGVVNAAGLGVTTAAKDAFTFDNILELEHSIDPAYRGSPKCRYMFHDKFLLATRKLKDGNGNYLWQQGDVQKGTPASFNGRAYSINQHMDEVTADKRIALFGDFSKYYVRKVGSPVIGVLRERFWPKVGIAGLIRFDGELGDANAIKAMKTAA encoded by the coding sequence ATGTCGCAAAGACTGAAAGAATTGCGCGAAAAGCAGGCGCGCCTTGTTACCGAGGCCCGCGAACGGCTGGAGGCGATTACGCCTGACACCGATGAGGTTCGGTCCAAGGAACTGGAAAGCGCTCATGATACGGCGATGGCCGAATATGATCGGCTGCAAGGTATCCTCGACCGGGAAGAAAAACTGATCGAGCTGGAAAAGCGCGATGAAGAGCGCCGCGCCAAACAGCGCCCGTTGCGCGATACCCCGGAAATGCGTGGCGACGATCTACCCCAGGGTGGCAAGGTCGAATATCGCAGCGTGTTTGCCAAGGTGGTCTGCGGTGTCAGTCCGTCCGATCTGACCAAGGAAGAGCGCGCGGTGCTGCAGCGTGGCGCTGCCTCGTTTGAGAGCCGCGATCAGGTGACAACCAGTGCCGTTGCGGGTGGCTATACCGTGCCGGTCGAGCTGGAAGCCACGATCATCCAGGCGATGAAAGCCTGGGGGCCGCTTTATGACGAAAACATCTGCACAGTGATCACCACGTCGAAGGGCAACGAAATGCTGGTGCCGACCGTTGACGATACCGACAACGAGGCCGATCCCCTGGCCGAGGCGGCCGATCTCCTGGAAGATGGCAGCGGCGATGTCGAGTTCGGGCAAAAGGTGCTGAACGCCTATGTCTATGCCACGCCGTTCATCAAGTGGTCCTTCGAGCTGGATGCGGATTCGCTGTTCAACATGGAATCGCTGCTCGGCGGCATGATCGGTGAGCGCCTCGGTCGGATCGGGAACCGCAAGCTGACATCGGGAACCGGCCAAAACCAGCCGAACGGCGTGGTGAATGCGGCGGGCCTCGGCGTGACCACGGCGGCCAAGGATGCCTTCACCTTCGACAACATCCTCGAACTGGAGCATTCCATTGATCCTGCTTATCGTGGCTCGCCCAAATGCCGGTACATGTTCCATGACAAGTTCCTGCTGGCCACCCGCAAACTGAAGGATGGCAACGGCAATTACCTTTGGCAGCAGGGGGATGTGCAGAAGGGAACACCGGCCAGCTTCAACGGTCGCGCCTATTCGATCAATCAGCACATGGATGAAGTGACGGCCGACAAGCGGATCGCGCTGTTTGGCGACTTCTCCAAATACTACGTCCGCAAGGTCGGGTCGCCCGTCATCGGCGTGCTGCGCGAACGCTTCTGGCCGAAGGTCGGCATTGCCGGCCTGATCCGCTTCGACGGCGAGCTGGGCGATGCCAACGCCATCAAGGCCATGAAGACGGCGGCCTGA